In the genome of Pseudomonadota bacterium, the window CATGGTATACTCCTTTCACAATAGTAATTGTTTGTTATTATTGAAAGTGAATATATCATGCTAATGCCATAAAATCAATAGTTATTGTAATATAATTAGTCATTTATAATATTATTCGTTCGCTTAAGTTAATGACATTGAGTGGCTACTCTGAAACAGATGAGGTAAAGGCAGCCCAAAAATTGGGCGCCGGCCAATATATAAAGAAACCGTTTACATTAGAAAAGATAGGGTTGGCTGTTAAAGCAGAACTAAAGAAATAGCAGTTTTGGGAAACTGCGTTCGGGGTTTGTTCCTGTTTCTTTAAACCGGGAATGACTACCCATTATAGTAAAATTGCTGGCTGTAGAAATATGTAAATTAATGATGATTGTTTATAAGAATCAGAAAACTTTTTAATCTTTCCGGATATTGTTACATCTGTAAAATTATCCAGAACTTTATACTTGTCGACTATAAGACAATGAATCTATTATTTGATTTAGATGGCACACTGACAGACCCTTTTTCAGGCATTACAAAATGCATTTCATACGCATTAGATATGATAGGCATGCAATCACCACCCAGAGAGAGTTTGCGCTGGTGTATCGGGCCTCCCTTGAAAGACAGTTTTGTGAAATTACTTGCCTCTGATGACGATGCACTTTCCGAAAAGGCCTTAACCTTTTATCGTGAACGGTTTGGATCGGTTGGATTATTTGAGAATGAAGTCTATGATGGCATTCCTGAAGTGCTGGAAAACCTACAGGAAGAAGGTCATACACTCTATGTTGCCACATCAAAACCAGCGGTATATGCTGAACGGATTATCGACCATTTTGATTTGCACCGCTACTTCAAACGTGTCTATGGGAGCGAACTTGACGGAACTCGTAGTGATAAGACAAGTCTAATATCCCATATTCTGCAAAGAGAATCGATTGCTGCGTTTGAGGCTTCAATGATCGGGGATCGCGAGCATGATATTATCGGTGCGAAAGAAAATGGGTTATGTGGTTATGGCGTTCTTTGGGGATACGGAACGAAAGATGAATTAGAGGCTTCAGGTGCATACGCTTTTATCAAGACCCCTCGAGACTTATTTGCAGCATTCAACGGAAAGTCGAAGCAGCGGGTGAATTTGAGCGGGTATAAATAGCCGTTGACTTTTTAAGTCATTTAAGGGTGAGTGAAGCCCAACAAGGCTTTTGCAGCACAAGAAGCATTCGCCAGCTTTCCTTCTTCTTATCCAATCATTTATTTTGCGTCAAACGAAAGTTTTTGATATATATAATCGAAAAATTTGAACGGAGACGAAATAAATGGAACTGCGCCAACTAAAAACTTTTCAAACAGTGGCAAGACTGTTAAGTTTTAACAGGAATAACAGATATAGCGTTTTTGCTGGCAGAATCTATTCATTTCTCCGAATTTAAAACACAGTTATTAAGATCAGTAAGTAGGATATTGGCACTATTTCTTTCCCTCCGGAGTTCTACACAAGAGTCGACTATACGAAGGAACGACTATGTTTACGAAGCCAGATATGACGAATCCGGAAAGCTGAGAAAGCTTAAAGACTTCAGGAAGGCAAAGAATGTCGAACAACCGGATCGAGAAGCAAATCATGGATCATCTTTACCAAGCGCGAGTCCATGAGCGTTTCATTCGAAAATGTAATAAGATGAAAAGCTGTCAGTTTTAAAGAGTTCATCGCAGACCTGTTTTGCTGTAGTCCAGTTTGTAGCTATTACTTCTTACCGTTTATAGATAAGACAAAAGTGTAGTATTTGGAATTATCCTGTCAGCAGCATATTATTCAATCCTGAGTGATATACTGTTGGAAAATGCTTTAAAATATAATGGAAAGGTTGATAAGACCTTTTTGACTTTGGAAATATGCAGTTCAGCACAATAACGTGTTGAACGTATAAATAATGATCATCAAATGGTGGAAAAACAGGAAGGCTCAAAGGAAACTCACTGATCAAAAGGCAATCTCCGAATGGCAGGTGCTATATTTTCAGGATATCAAATTTCCGAAATGGGCACCGGACGCCCAAGTCGGAAAAGCAGAATTTCAAAATCTAAAGGAAAGAGTGGTTCCACTACTTTATATGAAGAATCACAAAGACAACATTGATTCTATTGAGGGCATAGAAGCGATGATTGACTTTTTATTATACTAAAAAATACGTTTAACCTCTTTTTCCAGCGGACTTGATTCCCTCGCCGCTGAAAAATGTGTTGAATTAATATTTACCCGGTTTGCCGCATATCCCAAACGGTGTGTGTAATATGAATCTTAAAATCATAATTCCATTTTTATTTGTATCACTTTACGTGTCAGTACTATTCGCCGGTGATGGTATGTCATCAAGCGACGTAATTGCCATTTTTAATAAGTATGAGTCGCTAAACAAAGAGTTTATCTCTTCTATTGATACTGCGTCAGGTGCTCAGCTTCGCCAAGAAGCCGAACAATACGCTGATGGCCCTTTTAATCAAGCACTTGAGTCCGCTATTCAGATAATATGCGCCAGTGAAAATAAGAATCTATTACGTGCGCTTTTTAAAGTAACCTTGGCCACATCCAACTCCGCTTCCGAAGTGCCTGCGTGGTCATTGGGGCATATTTTTGTATGTAAGCCAGACCTTCTTGAAAAAGAATTTAAAGCTCTACAAAAGTCGGAGCAAGGGTCCTTATATGAAACCCACAGCTTTGGATTTGAGAATGTCGTGTATGAGCGAAAGAACGAGAACGATATTAATAATTTGAGAACACAGCTTCATTCTTTTGCTCTGGAGAAGCTGAGATGACACACAACAATTCACTGGTGCTGACCCGGCCAAAAAGTGGCCGGGCCGCACAGTTAAATCATTTCGACAATATATGCGGATGTTGGTAATCGAGAGGAGACAATATGTTAGGAATCAAGTTCATAAAAGTACAACCAACAGATTATGTTCTTCAGTATCGAAAAGGAAAACTTGTTCGGGAAGGAGCTGGGTTATCTTTCTTTTACTTTTTACCAACTACTTCCTTGGTAAGAGTCCCTGTGGCAAGTGTGGACGCTCCGTTTATTTTTCATGAGGTTACTTCTGACTTCCAAGAAGTTACCGTACAAGGTCAGATTACCTATAAGATTTCAGATCCATCCAAGCTATCTCAATTAATGAATTTTGCTTTGGCACCTAACGGAAAGGATTACACTTCAGATGATCCTGAAAAACTAACCCAAAGGCTTATT includes:
- a CDS encoding HAD family hydrolase, translated to MNLLFDLDGTLTDPFSGITKCISYALDMIGMQSPPRESLRWCIGPPLKDSFVKLLASDDDALSEKALTFYRERFGSVGLFENEVYDGIPEVLENLQEEGHTLYVATSKPAVYAERIIDHFDLHRYFKRVYGSELDGTRSDKTSLISHILQRESIAAFEASMIGDREHDIIGAKENGLCGYGVLWGYGTKDELEASGAYAFIKTPRDLFAAFNGKSKQRVNLSGYK